One window of the Ananas comosus cultivar F153 linkage group 21, ASM154086v1, whole genome shotgun sequence genome contains the following:
- the LOC109726867 gene encoding membrane-anchored ubiquitin-fold protein 4-like yields MLEEDLVELRFRLYDGSDIGPMRYSSSSTVAMLKERIVSEWPKDKKIAPKAATDVKLINAGKVLENNKTIGQCKPAFGELPGGIITMHVVVQPSSNKTKEKKIDELPEKKTPCSCSIL; encoded by the exons ATGCTAGAGGAGGATCTGGTGGAGCTCAGATTCCGGTTGTACGATGGATCGGACATTGGCCCGATGCGGTACTCGTCGTCCTCCACCGTCGCCATGCTCAAGGAGAGGATCGTCTCCGAGTGGCCGAAAG ATAAAAAGATTGCCCCAAAAGCTGCTACTGATGTGAAACTGATAAATGCGGGGAAGGTTTTAGAAAACAACAAAACCATCGGTCAGTGCAAACCAGCTTTTGGTGAGTTACCTGGTGGTATTATCACCATGCATGTTGTTGTGCAGCCATCATCAAATAAGACGAAAG AAAAGAAGATTGATGAGTTGCCGGAGAAGAAGACGCCGTGTTCTTGTTCCATACTATGA
- the LOC109726562 gene encoding protein MICRORCHIDIA 7-like: MGSLVKEEIVESPAPPRPIAGAAAAAEAEAAPSLAPADAVIELSSSDSDSDPEEEGGGGGVGAKRPRVSGAGAEAEAEGARPKRPRAKALPVGFLDPLPPEAPPPLPLPAPSPAAAAAAIQGSKQFWKAGDYDGSLGGVDSTPMSGAGMDHVRVHPKFLHSNATSHKWALGALAELLDNALDEVCNGATYVNIDMLNNNKGGSRMLLVEDNGGGMDPDKMRQCMSLGYSAKCKMASTIGQYGNGFKTSTMRLGADVIVFSRSRGKDGKRPTQSIGMLSYTFLRSTGKEDIVVPMLDYEKEKGWNQMTRTTPADWNTNLETIIKWSPYSSEADLLQQFSSLKDQGTRIVIYNLWEDDQGELELDFYTDKHDIQVRGANREEKNIQMAKQFPNSKHFLTYRHSLRSYASILYLRLPHFFRMILRGKEVEHHNIVNDMMHKQEVTYRPQYADGHSKDPNMVAVVTIGFVKDAKHHIDVQGFNVYHKNRLIKPFWRVWTAAGSGGRGVIGVLEANFVEPAHDKQDFERTTILSRLEARLVQMQKSYWSTNSHKVGYVQFRNKKDDQSDARESSPEAAPHPSSHRSGKGVSPASASNFGKSKDSAKVQQSEKSIYNLNQKNQKGGKSLSSKFNSAESSQSQLNESSDESDPEFAPSERFRSRSHKTSPAQKSFQKGSRSPAQKSFQKGSRSSPLPSRVRPVDAGAGVNNSATSGAKAIEGIATRSKSKLQEVKATCNGKAPARQLSPELTIQQLKDENLALKEKISKMESSKLRELQIEKDRNKSLTEQLEDANRKLEHASSEQEALIDIFSEERTRRDKEEENLRKKLKEASATIQDLMDKLSACRKKPKQ, from the exons ATGGGTTCGCTCGTTAAGGAGGAGATCGTCGAATCCCCCGCGCCTCCGCGGCCGATCgccggagcggcggcggcggcggaggcggaggcggcgccgtCACTCGCCCCCGCCGACGCGGTGATCGAGCTCAGCAGCAGCGACAGCGACTCCGAcccggaggaggaggggggcggcggcggagtagGGGCGAAGCGGCCTAGGGTTTCGGGGGCCGGAGCCGAGGCGGAGGCTGAGGGGGCGCGGCCGAAGAGGCCGagggcgaaggccctcccggtcgGCTTCCTCGATCCGCTCCCGCCGGAGGCCCCGCCGCCGCTCCCGCTTCCGGCGccgtctccggcggcggcggcggcggcgattcAGGGTTCCAAGCAGTTTTGGAAGGCCGGGGACTACGATGGGAGCCTCGGCGGTGTCGATTCCACGCCCATGTCAG gaGCAGGGATGGATCATGTCAGAGTGCACCCTAAGTTTCTACATTCAAATGCTACCAGTCACAAGTGGGCCCTTGGAG CTTTGGCTGAGCTTTTGGATAATGCTCTTGATGAG GTTTGCAATGGAGCTACATATGTGAACATTGatatgttaaataataataaaggcgGCTCAAGAATGTTGCTGGTTGAAG ATAATGGTGGTGGTATGGACCCAGATAAAATGCGTCAATGCATGTCCTTGGGTTATTCAGCAAAGTGCAAAATGGCAAGCACTATTGGACAAT ATGGAAATGGCTTCAAGACTAGCACCATGAGACTTGGAGCTGATGTTATTGTTTTCTCCCGTAGTCGTGGAAAAGATGGAAAAAG GCCCACACAGAGTATTGGAATGCTATCGTACACCTTCCTACGAAGCACGGGGAAAGAAGATATTGTAGTACCAATG CTTGattatgaaaaggaaaaaggctGGAATCAAATGACACGAACAACTCCAGCTGATTGGAATACAAACTTAGAGACAATTATAAAATGGTCTCCTTATTCAAGTGAGGCTGATCTTCTTCAGCAG TTTAGCTCACTGAAGGATCAGGGAACTCGAATAGTGATATACAACCTATGGGAGGATGATCAAGGAGAATTGGAACTCGATTTTTATACTGACAAACAT GACATTCAAGTTAGAGGTGCTAACCGGGAGGAGAAAAATATTCAAATGGCTAAGCAGTTTCCAAACTCGAAGCATTTCCTGACATACCGCCATTCTCTAAGG AGTTATGCCTCTATTCTCTACCTCAGACTTCCGCATTTCTTTAGAATGATTCTGCGTGGAAAGGAGGTTGAACACCACAATATTGTGAATGATATGATGCATAAGCAAGAGGTTACATATCGGCCGCAGTATGCTGATGGGCATTCAAAGGACCCTAAT ATGGTTGCTGTTGTGACAATTGGTTTTGTAAAGGATGCAAAACATCACATTGATGTTCAGGGATTTAATGTTTATCACAAGAACCGACTAATAAAG CCTTTCTGGAGGGTTTGGACTGCTGCTGGTAGTGGTGGCCGTGGTGTTATCG GTGTATTGGAGGCCAATTTCGTTGAACCAGCTCATGATAAACAGGATTTTGAGCGGACAACAATTCTCTCTCGACTTGAAGCACGATTAGTCCAAATGCAGAAATCATACTG GTCAACGAACTCTCATAAAGTTGGCTATGTCCAATTTCGTAATAAGAAAGATGATCAATCAGATGCTAGAG AGAGCTCACCCGAGGCTGCTCCTCATCCATCATCTCATCGATCTGGGAAGGGAGTTTCTCCAGCAAGTGCATCTAATTTTGGCAAGTCGAAAGATTCAGCCAAAGTTCAACAATCAGAGAAGTCTATATACAACTTGAATCAGAAAAATCAGAAGGGTGGGAAGTCATTGTCCTCGAAATTTAATAGTGCCGAATCTTCACAGTCACAATTGAATGAATCATCTGATGAGAGTGACCCAGAGTTTGCCCCCTCAGAGAGATTCAGATCTCGTAGCCATAAGACCTCTCCTGCTCAAAAATCCTTCCAGAAGGGGAGTAGGTCTCCTGCTCAAAAATCCTTCCAGAAGGGGAGTAGGTCTTCACCGTTGCCTTCGCGAGTACGCCCGGTTGACGCAGGAGCTGGAGTGAATAATAGTGCAACTAGTGGTGCTAAAGCAATCGAAGGAATTGCGACCAGATCTAAGTCAAAG TTGCAGGAAGTTAAAGCAACATGCAATGGGAAAGCACCAGCTCGTCAGTTGTCACCTGAGCTCACTATCCAGCAGTTGAAAGATGAAAACCTTGCCTTGAAGGAAAA GATTTCAAAAATGGAGTCGTCAAAGTTACGGGAGTTGCAGATTGAGAAGGATAGGAATAAATCACTAACTGAGCAA CTGGAAGATGCAAATAGAAAACTGGAGCACGCAAGCAGCGAGCAAGAAGCTCTAATCGACATCTTTTCGGAAGAAAGGACCCGTCGTGACAAAGAGGAGGAGAATTTGAGGAAGAAGCTAAAG GAAGCTTCCGCTACAATACAAGATCTGATGGACAAGTTGAGTGCTTGTCGGAAGAAGCCCAAGCAATGA
- the LOC109726736 gene encoding uncharacterized protein LOC109726736 → MERLMGSSSSNKERLGKKRNLIRAAVERCRSFGGRRKAPESPSTGSGRRWRFRHSVGHRVAPGGCVPVCVGPRQERFLIRIECVNHPLFRTLLEGAGDPENAAAGGPLELPCDVDAFRRVMWEMEQEEDHDEGFGKLASPRSSFSRACYSKYQLLSPPRSIVVGKKW, encoded by the coding sequence ATGGAGAGATTGATGGGGAGTAGTAGTAGCAACAAAGAGAGGCTAGGGAAGAAGAGAAACCTAATCCGCGCGGCGGTCGAAAGGTGTCGGTCGTTCGGCGGCCGTCGTAAAGCCCCGGAGAGCCCGTCCACGGGGtcggggcggcggtggcggtttAGACATTCCGTGGGCCACCGAGTGGCGCCAGGAGGCTGCGTCCCGGTGTGTGTCGGGCCGAGGCAGGAGCGTTTTCTTATCAGGATTGAGTGTGTGAACCACCCGCTGTTCCGGACGCTGCTGGAGGGGGCTGGCGACCCCGAGAACGCGGCTGCAGGGGGGCCGCTGGAGCTCCCGTGCGACGTCGACGCGTTCCGGCGGGTGATGTGGGAGATGGAGCAAGAGGAGGATCATGATGAGGGCTTTGGTAAATTGGCTTCTCCCAGAAGCAGCTTCTCTAGGGCTTGCTATTCAAAGTACCAGCTCCTTAGCCCCCCCAGGTCTATAGTAGTCGGCAAAAAGTGGTAA
- the LOC109726738 gene encoding nucleolin-like produces the protein MKKRNKASLLMRATSQNMKRNKKTEAMKKKEIKASLITKMSQKMKRNKKTEAMKKKEIKASLITKMTSQKIXESDEPTDEDEVEDGDDEEEEQSESAHESDEPKDEEEQEDGGDEEEGDQSESDHENDEPKDKDELEYSGDEEERDQSEFAHENDEPKDEDELEDGGDEEEEQQKNDEPKDEEDSTKADSEPEENPLVKKGSTSSKEPARKGPKSAAKEKTKPAKRGRGKTNQNTSKKRRKK, from the coding sequence ATGAAGAAGCGGAACAAAGCGAGTCTGCTCATGAGAGCGACGAGCCAAAATATGAAGAGGAACAAGAAGACGGAGGcgatgaagaagaaggagatcaaagcGAGTCTGATCACGAAAATGAGCCAAAAGATGAAGAGGAACAAGAAGACGGAGGcgatgaagaagaaggagatcaaagcGAGTCTGATCACGAAAATGACGAGCCAAAAGATAAANGAAAGCGACGAGCCGACAGACGAAGATGAAGTAGAAGACGGCGACGATGAAGAAGAGGAACAAAGCGAGTCTGCTCATGAGAGCGATGAGCCAAAAGATGAAGAGGAACAAGAAGACGGAGGcgatgaagaagaaggagatcaaagcGAGTCTGATCACGAAAATGACGAGCCAAAAGATAAAGATGAACTAGAATACAGCGGCGatgaagaagaaagagatcaaAGCGAATTTGCTCATGAAAACGATGAGccaaaagatgaagatgagctAGAAGACGGcggcgatgaagaagaagaacaacaaAAAAACGATGAACCAAAAGACGAAGAAGATAGTACAAAGGCAGACAGCGAGCCCGAGGAAAATCCACTGGTTAAAAAAGGCTCTACTTCTTCAAAGGAGCCAGCAAGGAAGGGGCCCAAGTCTGCGgcaaaagaaaaaaccaaacCTGCGAAGAGAGGTCGGGGAAAAACCAACCAAAATACCTCGAAAAAGAGGCGCAAGAAGTAG
- the LOC109726619 gene encoding uncharacterized protein LOC109726619: MAKRRKRSRGGGAKRTPNPKRKPSPEITKRDRKPPVSIYTPPGPREKQRPLTPLDIEQGPGTKLKEIPNVSKKLSKAKVDENMQFLHQLLYGRKKVLFRTILFLRQ; the protein is encoded by the exons ATggcgaagaggaggaagaggtcgCGGGGAGGAGGAGCTAAGCGAACCCCCAACCCCAAGCGGAAACCCTCGCCCGAGATCACGAAGCGGGATCGGAAGCCCCCGGTTAGCATCTACACCCCGCCGGGTCCTCGCGAGAAGCAACGGCCCCTCACGCCTCTCGACATCGAGCAG GGTCCCGGAACCAAGTTGAAGGAGATCCCGAATG TGTCTAAGAAGCTGTCAAAGGCCAAAGTCGATGAAAATATGCAATTTCTACACCAACTTCTATATGGAAGAAAGAAGGTGCTCTTTAGAACTATATTGTTCTTGCGCCAATGA
- the LOC109726618 gene encoding uncharacterized protein LOC109726618 codes for MESFFYGDPWNPRRPRYAAPTPDPKPKPKPRVVSIPVHCVDSDATAAPPPPRRVVRQEEAALRIQRVFRGFLVRRDLERVRRIAAEVDEAERRIPADAAAIGADARERVRVGEMLMGLLLRLDSVRGVREYRRKVIRRVIALQEAVDSIPPADSAVETPNSETLEDAMDETPKRSDLHGQEEESESGDEEDAPNSAPMEAEIAADDSSSQRSDLCGVGIALPMEGALEEEEEEGRRRGAGGMERLVAELCERSAEQCRIMAGLVERVERLERAMRRMETTTKKKKKKKNTAKLLGQKRVCFE; via the coding sequence atggAGAGCTTCTTCTATGGCGATCCATGGAACCCTAGACGCCCCCGCTACGCCGCTCCGACCCCCGATCCGAAGCCGAAACCGAAGCCGAGGGTCGTCTCGATCCCCGTCCACTGCGTCGACTCCGACGccacggcggcgccgccgccgcctcggagGGTGGTGCGGCAGGAGGAGGCGGCGTTGAGGATACAGAGGGTGTTTCGGGGGTTCCTGGTGCGGAGGGACCTGGAGCGGGTGCGGCGGATCGCGGCGGAGGTGGACGAGGCGGAGCGGAGGATCCCGGCGGATGCGGCGGCGATCGGGGCCGACGCGAGGGAGAGGGTGAGGGTGGGGGAGATGCTCATGGGGCTGCTCCTGCGTCTGGACTCGGTGCGCGGGGTGAGGGAGTATCGGAGGAAGGTGATCCGGCGCGTGATCGCGCTTCAGGAGGCCGTGGATTCGATCCCCCCCGCCGATTCCGCGGTCGAAACCCCGAATTCCGAAACCCTAGAAGACGCCATGGACGAAACCCCTAAGAGATCGGATCTTCACGGCCAAGAAGAAGAATCTGAGTCAGGGGACGAGGAAGACGCTCCCAATTCGGCCCCAATGGAGGCGGAGATCGCCGCCGATGACTCCTCCTCGCAAAGATCGGATCTTTGCGGCGTCGGCATTGCCCTCCCAATGGAGGGAGCCctagaagaggaggaggaggaggggaggaggagaggagcaGGGGGGATGGAGAGGTTGGTGGCGGAGCTCTGCGAGAGGAGCGCGGAGCAGTGCCGGATCATGGCGGGGTTGGTGGAGAGGGTGGAGAGGTTGGAGCGTGCGATGCGGAGGATggagacgacgacgaagaagaagaagaagaagaagaacaccGCAAAGCTATTAGGGCAAAAAAGGGTGTGTTTTGAATAA
- the LOC109726617 gene encoding actin-related protein 2 isoform X1 — protein sequence MDSRKVVVCDNGTGYVKCGFAGENFPTSVFPCVVGRPLLRYEESLQEQELTDIVVGAACAELRHQLDISYPVNNGIVQNWDDMGHVWDHAFYSELKVDPTECKILLTDPPLNPVKNREKMVETMFEKYNFSGVFIQIQAVLTLYAQGLLTGLVIDSGDGVTHVVPVVDGYSYPHLTKRMNVAGRHITSYLVDLLSRRGYAMNKSADFETVREIKEKLCYISYDYKREYQLGLETTILVKSYTLPDGRVIKVGTERFQAPEALFTPELIDVEGDGMADMAFRCIQEMDIDNRMMLYQHIVLSGGSTMYPGLPSRLEKEILDRYLDVVLKGNKDGLKKLRLRIEDPPRRKHMVYLGGAVLAGIMKDAPEFWITKQEYQEEGIACLTKCGQA from the exons atggatagTAGGAAGGTCGTAGTGTGCGACAATGGTACCGGG TATGTGAAGTGTGGGTTTGCTGGTGAGAACTTTCCTACATCAGTCTTTCCATGTGTCGTTGGAAGGCCGTTGCTTCGCTATGAGGAGTCGCTTCAGGAGCAAGAACTCACG GATATTGTTGTAGGAGCAGCTTGTGCAGAACTGCGGCACCAACTAGATATTTCTTATCCTGTAAATAATGGAATCGTGCAGAATTGGGATGATATGGGCCATGTCTGGGATCATGCATTTTATAGTGAACTTAAG GTAGACCCAACTGAGTGCAAAATATTACTTACAGATCCACCCCTCAATCCTGTGAAAAACCGTGAAAAAATG GTTGAAACTATGTTTGAAAAGTACAACTTTTCTGGAGTCTTTATTCAAATCCAAGCTGTTCTTACATTATATGCTCAAG GCTTGCTAACTGGCCTTGTTATTGACTCTGGAGATGGTGTCACTCATGTG GTGCCGGTGGTTGATGGTTACTCATATCCACATCTTACAAAACGAATGAATGTAGCTGGCCGGCACATAACATCATATCTTGTTGACCTACTCTCTCGAAGAGG gTACGCCATGAATAAATCTGCAGATTTTGAAACTGTGAGGGAAATAAAGGAGAAGTTATGTTACATCAG CTATGACTACAAACGCGAGTATCAACTTGGTTTAGAAACCACAATTCTTGTTAAAAGTTATACT CTGCCAGATGGAAGAGTCATTAAAGTTGGCACCGAAAGGTTTCAAGCCCCTGAGGCTCTTTTTACTCCT GAACTCATAGATGTTGAGGGAGATGGAATGGCCGACATGGCATTTCGCTGCATACAGGAAATGGACATCGACAACCGGATGATG CTTTACCAACATATCGTTCTTAGCGGAGGAAGTACCATGTATCCTGGATTGCCAAGTCG CCTGGAGAAGGAAATTCTTGACCGATATCTTGACGTGGTGCTGAAAGGGAACAAGGATGGGTTAAAG AAGTTAAGGCTACGAATCGAGGACCCTCCGCGACGAAAGCACATGGTCTACTTGGGAGGGGCAGTTCTTGCTGGAATAATGAAG GATGCACCCGAGTTCTGGATTACAAAGCAAGAGTACCAAGAAGAGGGAATCGCCTGTTTAACAAAATGCGGTCAAGCATAG
- the LOC109726617 gene encoding actin-related protein 2 isoform X2 codes for MDSRKVVVCDNGTGYVKCGFAGENFPTSVFPCVVGRPLLRYEESLQEQELTDIVVGAACAELRHQLDISYPVNNGIVQNWDDMGHVWDHAFYSELKVDPTECKILLTDPPLNPVKNREKMVETMFEKYNFSGVFIQIQAVLTLYAQGLLTGLVIDSGDGVTHVVPVVDGYSYPHLTKRMNVAGRHITSYLVDLLSRRGYAMNKSADFETVREIKEKLCYISYDYKREYQLGLETTILVKSYTLPDGRVIKVGTERFQAPEALFTPELIDVEGDGMADMAFRCIQEMDIDNRMMLYQHIVLSGGSTMYPGLPSRLEKEILDRYLDVVLKGNKDGLKKTVIPEFRYLLRYLSSKLLEEN; via the exons atggatagTAGGAAGGTCGTAGTGTGCGACAATGGTACCGGG TATGTGAAGTGTGGGTTTGCTGGTGAGAACTTTCCTACATCAGTCTTTCCATGTGTCGTTGGAAGGCCGTTGCTTCGCTATGAGGAGTCGCTTCAGGAGCAAGAACTCACG GATATTGTTGTAGGAGCAGCTTGTGCAGAACTGCGGCACCAACTAGATATTTCTTATCCTGTAAATAATGGAATCGTGCAGAATTGGGATGATATGGGCCATGTCTGGGATCATGCATTTTATAGTGAACTTAAG GTAGACCCAACTGAGTGCAAAATATTACTTACAGATCCACCCCTCAATCCTGTGAAAAACCGTGAAAAAATG GTTGAAACTATGTTTGAAAAGTACAACTTTTCTGGAGTCTTTATTCAAATCCAAGCTGTTCTTACATTATATGCTCAAG GCTTGCTAACTGGCCTTGTTATTGACTCTGGAGATGGTGTCACTCATGTG GTGCCGGTGGTTGATGGTTACTCATATCCACATCTTACAAAACGAATGAATGTAGCTGGCCGGCACATAACATCATATCTTGTTGACCTACTCTCTCGAAGAGG gTACGCCATGAATAAATCTGCAGATTTTGAAACTGTGAGGGAAATAAAGGAGAAGTTATGTTACATCAG CTATGACTACAAACGCGAGTATCAACTTGGTTTAGAAACCACAATTCTTGTTAAAAGTTATACT CTGCCAGATGGAAGAGTCATTAAAGTTGGCACCGAAAGGTTTCAAGCCCCTGAGGCTCTTTTTACTCCT GAACTCATAGATGTTGAGGGAGATGGAATGGCCGACATGGCATTTCGCTGCATACAGGAAATGGACATCGACAACCGGATGATG CTTTACCAACATATCGTTCTTAGCGGAGGAAGTACCATGTATCCTGGATTGCCAAGTCG CCTGGAGAAGGAAATTCTTGACCGATATCTTGACGTGGTGCTGAAAGGGAACAAGGATGGGTTAAAG AAAACTGTGATCCCTGAGTTTAGATACCTCTTGCGATATCTGTCCTCAAAGCTACTAGAAGAAAATTAG